The Arachis ipaensis cultivar K30076 chromosome B05, Araip1.1, whole genome shotgun sequence nucleotide sequence atctgactcttatatatgggtgtatcttactgatatcctTGACTTTTTATTTTTCGTTTCAGATAAAATGGCAGCAAGAAACCAAAcgaaagaccttaagtgtgccacACATCTCCTGAGTGACAAGTTCAGAAACATGATTGAGGAGAAGAAGGCAATTGTCAGGGATCTCGGATTTGGTGGGTTGATGCACGTCCCACCTCTAAGGGTGGATCACCAACTCTTAAGGGAACTGGCAAACAACTTCAAACTTGGGGAGAACAGACTGAAGACAGGATATGGTTCTTTCCAAATAACACCAAAGACAATAGgtgatgcgcttggcatcaatgcaGCAGGTAACTAGCTcaaaattataggtgtatattaagttaatgattgggtgtatttaagGTTGATGCTTGGGTGTTTTTGAACCGATTttgatactttgttgttttcttttttgtagAAAATCTGTTTCCTGATAAAGTTGAGTATAAGCAACTTTCTGATGATGACAAAATAATTTatagaagattccagggtaagaccctcaaaagtcttaccgATGAAATGATGGAAATAGGCGTTGGCAGCGAAGAGGAACGCCTGATGTTCAAGAGGATATTCATCCTCTAcatacagatggcgttccttttgCCAACGACGATAAACAAAATATCACCCGTGCACCTCGCCCCAATTTTTAAGATGGACGGCATATCGGAGAGAAACTGGGGGGGCATGTTTTGACCTTCTTGATAAAGGGCATCACAGACTaccaggagaagaagaagaaggcaattgatggctgcctctttgccctcatgataatatactttcatctttctgaaaacaaaggcaagaagagggctgaaagaccaccaaagccttggattgccaactggactaaggagcagttggtggaaagaatgactgcagaaagagaagaaattttggtaagtaaacataatatgttgcttgtattttatttacctgaatgctgctagctaaaatatctcatgtttcaggggattgtgaagatggcggagacaagagcaagagaaaaaatgaaaaaaaaagaaaaaaaacaaaaaaaacaagaaataaaaaaaacaaaaaaaNNNNNNNNNNNNNNNNNNNNNNNNNNNNNNNNNNNNNNNNNNNNNNNNNNNNNNNNNNNNNNNNNNNNNNNNNNNNNNNNNNNNNNNNNNNNNNNNNNNNNNNNNNNNNNNNNNNNNNNNNNNNNNNNNNNNNNNNNNNNNNNNNNNNNNNNNNNNNNNNNNNNNNNNNNNNNNNNNNNNNNNNNNTTTTACGCCGTGATTAATTTTTTGTAactgtgcagcactcctgaaACCCCCAAACAACTTCAAGAGACCACACCCACGGTTCCCCCAGCTCcaactaaaatgtaagttcatcagactaaaatcaatctttgcttatcatccgtatattcttattcttattcttattcttattcttattcttattcttattcttattcttattcttattcttattcttattcttattcttattcttattcttattcttattcttattcttattcttatacatgatgacgcagtcatccagacgcagaagacgctgctgccctgttgatgatggcacggacagcttcctatgttcctaaaacagatccaggggtgccatcattcagccttggattTACTGATTCAAGCCAGGAGGGGGCGTCAACGCAGGAGACAGAAAGGGAAAAATCTCCAGAAGCTGCGAATTTGATAGAACAATTGGACAGTTTGGTCCAAAGAATAGCAAGCAGTGCGGCGAAGGGAAAAAACACAAGTCCACAAATTCAGAGGGAGACTGGGGGAGAAAGTTCTGCaaagtttgaaactcctgggGGATTATATCAGATTACGGATGATATGAAACAAAAGTGCTACATCTGGGGGACGAGACTGAAGGAAGATGCAGATGGCAATACTAACGAGTATGAGGAAATGTGCACTCTGATTGGCCAAGGAGAATACATTTTGATGAGAATGCACCTTGCCTCCCTACAGGCAAAAAGTGATATAGAATCtcaggtaatattagaataacattaatcTTTTTACACCAAAGTCAATTACAATGCTTAttaatgtaaaattgattttggcATATAGttctagattgtatctgccatctgcctcatcctcaacaacaaaaatgaaaagaggtttaaagaacaaatatactgtctcccccccgatattgtggtaagtgttacTTCTCCGAACTTttggtgtattttctgtattgatttgggtgtattttttacgtTCCATTGGGTGTAAGTTTAGTATTTCATTTCTTGTTTTGCAATTCTTGCAGTGCATGGCACTTTCGGATCACCCAAACGGGGAATTCGTATCACCAAAAACGAAAAAGGAATTCAGGGTGGAAGCCTACCCGAGTTTCATTCCCTTcatagatagaaaaaaattaacttcgcacccatatgtaagttttcatttgctaaatttgttagtacgcttatttacttatttgcaaaataaaataacacactgttcatgtgtggcaatccttcagatttttgcCCCTGTCTGCTACTCGGGGCATTGGTGGTTATGGCTGATAAATGCAAGAAAGCGGAAATGTCAAatacttgacccgctacacaaaAAAGCTCCCACCGATGAGAGAAAGGCCattaataaattcactgtaagttgcCTCTGTCTTCTTTACTTTAATAGATAGGTCTATTTCTTTACTTATgatgggtgtatattgtccattccgttgggtgtatcttgtccattcattcgggtgtattactgatttgttttcgTATTTAAGGGATACGTATTTTCAAGATTGATAACATATGCCGGCGGGGAACCTCTTCAGAAAGGGGAGAGGGAGAAGGAAATTAAATCACCACATGTTAAAATATCTGGCCAAAAAacaaggtataaatttgtgactctgaacattaaactttgtgtaaatgagatttgtaatttattttcttcgttttcagctatgactgcgcTGTGTACGTTATGAAGTGGATGAAGTTAATTGAGCCAgaaaacatcaaaaaggggaagtatcaatgggataattggccacaggtaactgtctttagaaccatataactctgtattactttactgaattaatattgttgtttaaacagaatatactttttaattgtaggaggaggtggaccactatagagtggaGTACGCATCCCGGATACTATTCAGTGAGATGAAGACACAGAGAGATCAGGCAATTAGAGAGAGTAGTGCTATAAGGCTGTCGAAGCCATCCTCTATATTATTAAGTCCGTTTTGTCAGATTAATTCTGCTGATATAGAAACTGGGTAATCCAACTGCTTGgtagtttgtaaattgaacaaatgaTGTAAATATTTGCCATTTATCAACAACTTCTATTCCATGTATATTTTTTCCCATAGTTAAACTATCTGTGCTGGTAAACTGTCTGTGATGTATTCAAAAGctgtattacaggtggtaaaatatgaaggaaaaaatcAAGGCATATATAAACTGTTACACCCAACGCAagtctaataatacacccaagattgcataaaatatacacccaaactgtctgtgctgtattcaaaatgtatgaattacatgtactaaaatatgaagaaaaacatcaaatcaaatataaaccCATAACCTAAGAATTTTTACAGCTTTTGATCTATATGTATCCATATATGTGTCTATATGTAAATTGTGAATTaacgaaaatacacccaaaataacggtgcttttacacccatattctgtaaaACTATACACCCAACGAGTTATCCCAtgctgctggtaccctgaactgataacTCATAAcgtgtccttgatattggctgcaATTTGAATGCgccgctgatgcagcatcaaaaaGGTTTATCTGAAATATAACACACACACATTACCTAAActattaacaagaaaaataaactcaattgccacaaatttaaagaatagtacttttacctcgcttaaaactttcgtcttcttcttctttgtggcatttgcgaTCTGTTTCTCCAGCTTTGAACCTAGCctgttttttggacgtcctcttgtttgaatccttggcgggctttgaagctcgttaacggattccaagttgccGTCTTCGTGCGATAAAGAAGAtatccccttccttttggcttttaatgattccatctcggccatgacgttatcgtacgcacggtgcagaattgcagtcagctcctccgattcggAGGCAAATTCGCAgatattttgcgaacgaaaaaccaattggtcgaacctcttgcttcttggctccatt carries:
- the LOC110262727 gene encoding uncharacterized protein LOC110262727, whose translation is MMARTASYVPKTDPGVPSFSLGFTDSSQEGASTQETEREKSPEAANLIEQLDSLVQRIASSAAKGKNTSPQIQRETGGESSAKFETPGGLYQITDDMKQKCYIWGTRLKEDADGNTNEYEEMCTLIGQGEYILMRMHLASLQAKSDIESQVILE